A region from the Rhinoderma darwinii isolate aRhiDar2 chromosome 2, aRhiDar2.hap1, whole genome shotgun sequence genome encodes:
- the LMOD1 gene encoding leiomodin-1, producing the protein MSRVARYRRQVSEDPDIDNLLSTLSPEEMEQLEKELDAGDPDAGVSAGLRRDQTERASSQREAERESKRLAQAQAAPESGKSSERTKEETQKENKGKETRSKDPAPNKKLEDAKDTKTMASKDTEKPKDERVSKMRERFKQEKTSTTVDKDKTASKKLDEEKGPKQIGKDKAEKVATEKKVEKNTAENIEKKEKVAEVQAENKLDKKNNSDKALEKKEKPESVQANKNITQEKQAADQEKNLQNTESQQAENGSKNAAEENKDDESSSIFDELLEKVKNNEVELIELNLNNSDCITIETLMSFTEALEFNTVVKIFSLANTRADDHIALVIAAMLKSNKTITSINLDSNHITGKGILAIFRALQHNDTLAELRFHNQRHICGGKTEMEIAKILKENTTLLKLGYHFELAGPRMTVTNLLSRNMDKQRQRRMAEQKVLKEAENKKNCLEVPKVIPPPKEPTKSIGKPATNNPQKGGLKKGGAPVPPPPPPPMAPLAPPLINENIRNSLSPASQRRIVEKTGPAKENSRDQLLESIRTSNMKQLKKVEVPKWLK; encoded by the exons ATGTCCAGGGTGGCCAGGTACCGGCGGCAGGTCAGCGAAGACCCAGACATAGACAACTTGTTGTCCACGTTGTCCCCGGAGGAGATGGAGCAGCTGGAGAAGGAGCTAGATGCCGGGGACCCTGACGCTGGGGTGTCTGCGGGGCTGCGCAGGGACCAGACGGAGAGGGCATCTAGTCAAAGGGAAGCGGAGAGGGAGAGCAAGAGACTGGCGCAGGCACAGGCTGCACCTGAG AGTGGAAAATCTTCAGAAAGGACAAAAGAAGAGACACAAAAAGAAAACAAGGGAAAGGAGACGCGTTCAAAAGACCCTGCTCCAAATAAAAAACTGGAGGATGCAAAGGACACCAAAACAATGGCAAGCAAAGACACAGAGAAACCAAAGGATGAACGAGTCAGCAAAATGAGGGAGAGGTTCAAGCAAGAGAAAACCAGTACTACAGTGGATAAAGACAAAACTGCATCTAAAAAGCTGGATGAAgagaaagggccaaaacaaatagggaaggataAAGCAGAAAAAGTAGCTACTGAAAAGAAAGTCGAGAAGAACACTGCAGAAAAtatagaaaagaaagaaaaagttgcAGAGGTACAAGCTGAAAACAAactggacaaaaaaaataattcagacaAGGcactagagaaaaaagagaaaccAGAGAGTGTCCAAGCCAATAAAAACATCACACAGGAAAAACAAGCAGCTGATCAAGAGAAGAATTTGCAAAACACAGAGTCACAACAAGCTGAAAATGGATCTAAGAATGCAGCAGAAGAGAATAAAGATGATGAATCATCAAGTATTTTTGATGAACTCCtcgaaaaagtgaaaaataatgaAGTAGAGCTAATAGAGCTCAACCTGAACAATTCAGACTGCATTACCATTGAGACTTTAATGAGTTTTACAGAGGCCTTAGAGTTCAACACTGTGGTTAAGATCTTTTCTTTGGCCAACACACGAGCTGATGACCATATTGCATTGGTCATTGCCGCCATGTTGAAGTCCAACAAGACCATTACTAGTATTAATCTGGACTCCAACCACATCACAGGAAAGGGAATATTAGCCATATTCAGAGCTCTGCAGCACAATGACACACTTGCCGAACTTCGTTTCCACAATCAGCGCCACATATGTGGTGGGAAAACCGAGATGGAAATAGCAAAGATATTAAAAGAAAACACTACTCTTTTAAAACTTGGATACCACTTTGAACTAGCAGGGCCACGCATGACTGTCACTAACCTGCTGAGTCGTAACATGGACAAGCAGAGGCAAAGGCGAATGGCAGAGCAAAAAGTATTAAAAGAAGCAGAGAACAAGAAGAACTGTTTAGAAGTTCCCAAAGTGATTCCTCCTCCAAAAGAGCCCACCAAGTCAATAGGAAAGCCAGCCACCAACAATCCCCAAAAGGGCGGTTTGAAAAAAGGAGGCGcacctgtccctcctccacctcctccaccAATGGCTCCTCTGGCACCACCACTTATTAATGAGAACATTAGAAACTCTTTGTCTCCCGCTTCACAGAGGAGAATAGTAGAGAAGACTGGGCCTGCAAAGGAGAACTCAAGAGATCAGCTTCTTGAATCAATTAGAACCAGTAATATGAAACAGCTTAAAAAG gtGGAAGTGCCCAAGTGGCTGAAGTAA